A single window of Vibrio alfacsensis DNA harbors:
- a CDS encoding type II secretion system protein yields the protein MKNRSSAFGFTLMELILVIVLLSILSLYAASRFMGTASISAYALQEQTISVIRQVQVNRMQSNVDDEDTNFILEVSGSCIGSKAACDMNKAQRESRSDYVADPQAVFELSGGTSPIKFNLLGNPLGSASAGVSILIRDKNGGSRCRVEINSQGYVFEGACS from the coding sequence ATGAAAAATCGCAGCTCTGCATTTGGGTTTACGCTGATGGAATTGATCTTAGTGATCGTTCTGCTTTCTATTCTTTCGCTTTATGCGGCCAGCCGTTTTATGGGCACGGCTAGCATCTCCGCTTATGCACTTCAAGAACAAACCATTTCCGTGATCCGCCAAGTACAAGTTAACCGCATGCAGTCAAATGTCGATGATGAAGACACCAACTTTATTCTCGAAGTTTCTGGCTCCTGTATTGGCTCGAAAGCCGCATGTGACATGAACAAGGCTCAGCGTGAATCTCGCAGTGATTATGTGGCTGATCCACAGGCGGTATTTGAGTTAAGTGGTGGCACTTCACCGATAAAGTTTAATCTTTTAGGTAACCCACTAGGCTCTGCTTCTGCCGGAGTATCTATCCTGATCCGAGATAAAAATGGCGGTAGCCGCTGCCGTGTGGAAATCAACAGTCAAGGGTATGTGTTTGAGGGAGCGTGCTCATGA
- a CDS encoding MSHA biogenesis protein MshF, which produces MVENPRRATAILGGLVVMIVLVAFVQNLKPIEQEASLSGSKMAKAWMRASIQRYQQAWLVSGEPNVLMMDGFKLHMTDEGLVSPFTSDGELDCDYWLAVHYPQRKIMASELLKIRGVVKSNNYMCDYTYANGYKVVVISSGNQLKLSVENSAE; this is translated from the coding sequence ATGGTTGAAAACCCAAGGAGGGCAACGGCCATTCTCGGTGGTTTGGTGGTGATGATCGTGCTGGTGGCTTTTGTGCAGAATCTAAAGCCTATCGAACAAGAAGCGAGTTTATCTGGCAGCAAAATGGCGAAAGCTTGGATGCGCGCCAGTATTCAGCGTTATCAGCAAGCTTGGCTCGTCAGTGGGGAGCCTAACGTTCTGATGATGGATGGCTTTAAGCTGCACATGACCGATGAAGGGTTGGTGTCGCCATTTACATCCGATGGGGAACTGGATTGTGACTATTGGTTGGCGGTGCATTACCCACAACGCAAGATTATGGCGAGCGAGTTGTTGAAAATTCGTGGCGTAGTTAAAAGTAATAATTATATGTGTGATTATACTTACGCAAATGGTTATAAAGTTGTAGTTATATCGAGTGGTAACCAGTTGAAATTGAGTGTCGAAAACTCGGCGGAGTGA
- a CDS encoding MSHA biogenesis protein MshP, whose product MSHRRKPQGNVLIIVLFVIIVMGFLASSLMRVNWSNQSTLTREFLGTKAWFIAQSANEWALTQLYPLNGTSAALTTLCSNDVDGETPDVAQGTGCELKAMTCSEIGTFNKGASDAESLFKVQATATCGSGVTKVQRQQEIWVRSINNNEK is encoded by the coding sequence ATGTCCCATAGAAGAAAGCCTCAAGGCAATGTCTTAATCATCGTGCTGTTCGTCATTATCGTGATGGGCTTTTTGGCTTCGTCATTAATGCGTGTGAATTGGTCCAACCAAAGCACACTCACTCGTGAATTTTTAGGAACCAAAGCGTGGTTTATCGCCCAATCTGCCAATGAGTGGGCGCTTACTCAGCTTTATCCATTAAACGGAACCAGCGCCGCGCTTACAACGCTTTGTTCAAATGACGTCGATGGCGAGACGCCTGACGTAGCTCAGGGAACAGGGTGTGAGTTAAAAGCGATGACATGTTCAGAAATCGGCACCTTTAATAAAGGTGCCTCAGATGCAGAATCTCTATTTAAGGTGCAAGCTACGGCAACTTGTGGCTCCGGGGTGACAAAAGTTCAGCGGCAACAAGAGATTTGGGTTAGGAGTATCAACAATAATGAAAAATAA
- a CDS encoding type II secretion system protein, with protein MKRQGGFTLIELVVVIVILGILAVTAAPRFLNLQDDARNSTLDGLAGAIQGASGIIYGKAAIEGIEALDAGASVAVSTDNGDVLTKFGYPTAIKANIETMVQGVGDNEDFQFIKVGSTASQAWATFGIPSYTKSCVKYTEATPKTEAKAERTDVEADCKTN; from the coding sequence ATGAAAAGACAAGGTGGTTTTACCCTTATCGAATTGGTAGTGGTTATTGTGATCCTAGGCATTCTAGCGGTGACGGCTGCTCCACGTTTCCTTAACCTGCAAGATGATGCTCGTAATTCAACCCTTGATGGTCTAGCTGGAGCGATTCAAGGTGCTTCTGGCATCATTTATGGCAAGGCTGCAATTGAGGGTATTGAAGCTTTAGATGCTGGTGCGAGTGTTGCAGTATCAACAGATAATGGCGATGTTTTGACTAAATTTGGTTACCCAACTGCAATTAAAGCAAACATCGAAACAATGGTTCAAGGTGTTGGTGATAACGAGGACTTCCAGTTTATCAAAGTTGGTTCTACAGCCTCGCAAGCTTGGGCTACATTTGGTATCCCGTCTTACACCAAATCTTGTGTAAAATACACAGAAGCTACACCTAAAACAGAAGCGAAAGCTGAAAGAACTGATGTAGAGGCTGATTGTAAAACAAACTAA
- a CDS encoding rod shape-determining protein — MFKKLRGMFSNDLSIDLGTANTLIYVKGQGIVLDEPSVVAIRQDRAGSAKSVAAVGHAAKQMLGRTPGNISAIRPMKDGVIADFYVTEKMLQHFIKQVHDNSILKPSPRVLVCVPCGSTQVERRAIRESALGAGAREVYLIDEPMAAAIGAGLRVSEPTGSMVVDIGGGTTEVAVISLNGVVYSSSVRIGGDRFDESVINYVRRNYGSLIGEATAEKIKHEIGSAYPGDEVREIEVRGRNLAEGVPRSFSLNSNEILEALQEPLSGIVSAVMVALEQCPPELASDISENGMVLTGGGALLKDLDRLLMEETGIPVVIAEDPLTCVARGGGKALEMIDMHGGDLFSEE; from the coding sequence ATGTTTAAAAAACTTCGTGGCATGTTTTCTAACGACCTATCTATCGATTTAGGTACTGCCAACACTCTAATTTACGTAAAAGGCCAAGGTATTGTCCTTGATGAGCCTTCAGTCGTTGCTATTCGTCAAGACCGTGCAGGTTCTGCAAAAAGCGTTGCTGCTGTAGGCCATGCAGCAAAACAGATGCTTGGTCGTACGCCGGGTAACATCTCAGCTATCCGTCCAATGAAAGACGGTGTTATCGCTGATTTCTACGTAACTGAAAAAATGCTTCAGCACTTTATCAAGCAAGTGCACGATAACAGCATCCTTAAACCAAGCCCTCGCGTACTGGTTTGTGTTCCTTGTGGTTCTACTCAAGTTGAGCGCCGTGCTATTCGTGAATCAGCGCTGGGTGCGGGTGCACGTGAAGTTTACCTAATTGACGAGCCAATGGCGGCGGCAATCGGTGCTGGTCTGCGTGTCTCTGAACCTACAGGTTCAATGGTGGTTGATATCGGTGGTGGTACCACTGAAGTGGCAGTTATCTCACTAAACGGTGTGGTTTACTCGTCTTCTGTTCGTATCGGTGGTGACCGTTTCGATGAATCAGTGATCAACTACGTTCGTCGTAACTACGGTAGCTTGATTGGTGAAGCAACTGCTGAAAAGATCAAACATGAGATTGGTTCTGCATACCCAGGTGATGAAGTTCGTGAAATCGAAGTTCGTGGTCGTAACCTTGCTGAGGGTGTGCCGCGTAGCTTTAGCCTAAATTCAAACGAAATCCTAGAAGCGCTGCAAGAGCCGCTATCTGGTATCGTATCTGCAGTGATGGTTGCACTAGAACAGTGTCCGCCAGAGCTCGCTTCTGATATCTCTGAAAACGGCATGGTATTAACTGGTGGTGGTGCACTACTAAAAGATCTAGACCGTCTTCTAATGGAAGAAACGGGCATTCCAGTGGTTATCGCTGAAGATCCACTAACGTGTGTGGCTCGTGGTGGTGGTAAAGCTCTAGAAATGATCGACATGCACGGTGGCGATCTATTCTCTGAAGAATAA
- a CDS encoding prepilin-type N-terminal cleavage/methylation domain-containing protein: protein MKRLILKRSSNKRLKSQGGMTLIEMVIAIVLMGIAMIAYTSFLVPQLRDSATPHYQTRAAALAQSFMSQILARGFDENSDFDGGVIRCGEGPTGARQQSCTEPDGLGEDSGENRPSDFNDVDDYIGCWSTPTTVNNCQGKERGNISDILGEDSGDSYKNFRVEVKVAYYDITEDGSAPTESTIITPYKKVTLTIYSSNTQPLSLSAFRGNY, encoded by the coding sequence ATGAAGCGCTTAATCCTGAAACGCTCAAGCAATAAAAGGCTCAAGAGCCAAGGCGGCATGACCTTGATTGAAATGGTCATCGCCATCGTTTTGATGGGCATTGCCATGATTGCCTATACCTCCTTTCTTGTTCCACAGTTGCGTGATTCTGCAACGCCTCATTATCAAACTCGCGCTGCTGCCTTAGCGCAAAGTTTTATGTCGCAAATATTGGCGCGGGGTTTTGATGAAAACAGCGACTTTGATGGTGGCGTGATTCGCTGTGGAGAGGGGCCAACTGGTGCGAGACAACAGAGTTGTACTGAGCCTGATGGTTTAGGCGAAGACAGCGGAGAAAATCGACCAAGTGATTTTAATGACGTTGATGATTACATCGGCTGTTGGAGTACGCCTACAACGGTCAATAATTGTCAGGGAAAAGAGCGCGGAAACATCAGTGATATTTTGGGTGAAGACAGCGGTGACAGTTACAAGAATTTTAGGGTTGAGGTGAAAGTCGCTTATTACGATATTACGGAAGATGGCTCTGCACCTACGGAGTCCACGATTATCACGCCTTATAAAAAAGTGACGCTGACCATTTACTCTAGCAATACCCAACCGTTATCACTTTCGGCTTTTAGAGGAAACTACTGA
- a CDS encoding MSHA biogenesis protein MshA — protein MRESSGLSSVEFVVVLILLGVIGYVVLPRFISFEAETYEAKWEQTKQTAEHVSESLSNKETYDRIEKELDEAKGDNN, from the coding sequence ATGCGTGAATCCTCCGGTTTGAGCTCTGTTGAGTTCGTTGTTGTTTTAATTCTCCTCGGTGTGATTGGCTATGTGGTATTACCAAGATTTATCAGCTTTGAAGCAGAAACCTATGAAGCGAAGTGGGAGCAAACCAAGCAAACCGCAGAGCATGTTTCTGAATCGTTGAGCAATAAAGAAACTTACGATCGCATCGAGAAAGAGCTAGATGAAGCCAAAGGTGACAATAACTAG